DNA from Micromonospora nigra:
GATCGGACCAGCGCAGCACGCGGATGTCCTCGGCGGCCAGCCGGGGCAGCACGTCGTCGACGAAGCAGGCGGCGTGCCGGGCCACCAGCGCGGCGGCCTTCTCCGAGACGAGGTCGAGCTGGGTGCGCAGGGGCATCCGGTCGCCGCCGCGCACGGGCAGGCCCGCCTGGAGGCGTCGCTTCAACCCGGCGACCCGCACCATGTAGAACTCGTCGAGGTTGCTGGCGAAGATGGCCAGGAACTTCGCCCGTTCCAGCAGCGGCGTACGCCGGTCCTCGGCCAGGGCGAGCACCCGGGCGTTGAAGTCGAGCCACGACAGCTCCCGGTTGAGGAATCTGTCCTCGGGCAACGGTGCGGCCGGGGAAGCGTCCGGGGCGGGTTCGTCCGCCGGATCCGGATCCGGGTCCAGGACCTCCTCCAGACCGGCGGAGGCCGCTGCCGGGTCGGTGCCGGCCCGGTCGACGCGGTCGAGGGCCGGCCGGAACCGTCCGTCGGCGCCCCGGGGGCGGGTGCCGTTGCGACGGACCCCCGGGTCGGCGGTGGTGGTGGGCTGGTCGGCGGGGTGTTCGCGAGGGGTGCTCACCCCCTCATAATCACCCGATCCGGGTTAACGCAATCTGAACTTGGGGGTCTCGGATCAGCCCATGGTCGGCAATGTCACCCGCACGACCGTCCCGTCGGCGTCGGTGTCGACCCGGACCCGCTGGCCCAGTCGCAACAGGCGCAGCCCCGAGGCGTCGAACGCCGGAGCGGGGAAGGACAGCTCGGTGCCGTCGTCGAGCAGCAGCGTGCCGCTGCGGGTCGAGGCGTCGTAGGTGGCCACCGTGCCCTGCATGCCCAGCACCGTACACCGGCGGGGCGGTCAGCCGGCGGTGGAGCCGGCCCGGGTGCTCAGCCGGCGGTGGAGCCGGCCCGGTTCTCGGCCGCCACCAGCGCCGCCGTGCGCGGGCCCAGACCGAGCCGGACCGCCGCCGCGAGGTCGTCGGGGGTGTCCACGTCGCGGCGCAGGCTCGGCCAGTCGCCGGCCAGCCGCCGCGCCCCGCTGGCGGCATGCGCCTCCGCCGAGCCCACGCCGAAGCGCGGATCGAGAGGTACGCCGGGCGGCGCGGCCAGCAGCACGGTGCCGCAGCCGGGGGCGTCGGCCACGAAACCGCGTACGCCGGGCGGGCCGGTCCGGGCCGCGCGCAGCGCCGCCGCCAACTCGGCGGGACGCAGCGCGGGCAGGTCGGCGGTGAGCCCGGCCACCCAACTGTCGCCGGCGGCCGACGCGCCGCGCCGGAACGCGGCGTTCAGGCCCGCGCGGGGAATGTCCGGCACCACCCGCGCGCCCGCGGCGCGGGCGGCGGCGACAGCCAGCGGGTCGTCGGTGACCACCAGCACCTCCGTCACGGCGGGGCAGGACCGCACCGCGTGGAGGGTGTCGGTGGCCAGGGCGAGGGCCAGGGCCTCGTGGGGTACGCGCGGCAGCGCCCCCCGCAACCGGCTCTTCGCGGCGGTGAGGTGCTTGATCGGCACCACCGCGGTCCATGGCTGGCTCACGCCCGTCATCCTGCCAGCCGCGGGGCGGTACCCTCACTGGCCGTACCAGGGGCGAGCAGGCATGATTTCGCTGCGGGTGTGACCGGGCTCGCCCGGTGGGCAGGTCGGGGCGGTACGAGGAGGCGCGGTGACACGGCGGAGGCTGGGTTTCTGGCAACGGTTCGCCGTGGTGCTGATCAAGCCGGTGATGACCGTCTGGACCCGACGCACCTGGCGCGGCATGGAGCACCTGCCGCGCACCGGCGGCGTGATCATCGTGCCGAACCACATCTCCCACGCCGACCCGCTGGTCTCGGCGCACTTCGTCTACGACGCCGGCCGGTGGCCCCGGTTCCTGGGCAAGGCCAGCGTGTTCCGCGTGCCGGTGATCGGCTGGATCCTGCACCGCTGCCGGCAGATCCCCGTCGAACGGGGCACCGCTGACGCGGTCAAGTCGCTGGACACCCTGATCGAGGCGCTCGCCGAGGGCGGGGCGGTGGTGATCTACCCCGAGGGCACCACCACGCGGGAACCCGGGATGTGGCCCATGCGGGGCAAGACCGGGGCCGCCCGGCTCGCGTTGACCACGGGCGCGCCGGTGGTGCCGGTGGCGATGTGGGGCCCCGAGAAGATCTTCGACCCCCGGACGGCCCGGCTGAACCCGCGTCCGCGCATTCCGGTGACAGTCGTCGCCGGCCCGCCGGTCGACCTGAGCCGGTGGGCCGGCGCGGAGCCGAGCCGGCAGGTGCTGGAGGAGATGACCGACGCGATCATGCTGCGGCTGCGGGACCTGCTCGCCGAGATCCGCGGCGGCACCCCGCCGCCGTTGTGGGAGCGTCCCGGCCGGGGTCGGGAACAGCGCCCGGAGGCGGCGGCATGATCGGGTCGGTGGCCGGGCCCGGTGGGGCGTTCGAGGGTGGAGGGGTGAGGGCATGAGCGGGCACGTCGCGGTCCTGGGGGCCGGCTCGTGGGGGACGGCGTTCGCCAAGATCCTCGCCGACGCCGGCCGGGACGTCACCGTCTGGGCCCGTCGGCAGCAGGTGGCCGAGGTGTTGCGGGCGCAGCGGCGCAACCCCGAGTACCTGCCCGACCTGGTGCTGCCGCAGCGGGTCACGGCCACCGGGGACGCCGCCGAGGCGATCTCCGGTGCCGAGCTGGTGGTGCTGGCCGTGCCCTCGCAGACCCTGCGCGGCAACCTCGCCGAGTGGGCCGGGCACCTGCACCCGGACGCCACGCTGGTGTCGCTGATGAAGGGCATCGAGCTGGGCACGACGAAGCGGATGAGCGAGGTGATCGTCGAGACCGCCGGGGTGGCGGCGGACCGCGTCGTCGTGGTCTCCGGCCCGAACCTGGCTCCCGAGATCGCCGCCGAGCAACCGGCCGCCACGGTCGTGGCGTGCACCGACGTCGACCGGGCCACCCTCGTGCAGAACGCCGTCACCACGCCGTACTTCCGGCCGTACACCAACGACGACGTGATCGGCTGTGAACTGGGCGGGGCGGTCAAGAACGTGATCGCCCTGGCGTACGGCATCGCCACCGCCATGGGTTTCGGTCACAACACCCGGGCGATGCTCGTCACCCGGGGACTCGCCGAGACCGCCCGGCTGGGGGTGGCGCTCGGTGCCGACCCGCTGACCTTCGCCGGCCTGGCGGGCATGGGCGACCTGGTCGCCTCCTGCTCGTCGCCGTCGGCCCGTAACCGCACCTTCGGCGAGCACCTGGGCCGGGGCGCGACCCTGGAGGAGGCCCGGGTCGCCACCCGGCAGACCGCCGAGGGGGTCAAGAGCGCCCTGGCGATCCGCGACCTGGCCCGCGCGCACGGCGTGGAGATGCCGATCACCGAACAGGTCGAGCTGGTCTGCCACGAGGGCGTCGACCCCCGACGGGCCGTCCAGGCGTTGATGAGCCGCACCACGAAGCCGGAGTGAGGGACATGACCGACCAGCACGACGGCACCCGGTGCGTACACGCCGGCCTGCCGGACCCGTCACCCGGGCAGCCGTTCCTGCCGGGGCCGGTCTTCGCCGCGCCCTACCACCTCGATCCACGGCAGGGGCCGGCGGCGGCCCCGAACGGGTACGGCCGGCCCGACAACCCCACCCGGCGGCTGCTGGAGGCCGCCATCGGCGAACTGGAGGGCGGCGAGTGCCGCACCTTCGCCAGCGGGCAGGCGGCCATCACCGGGCTGCTGCTGGCCCTGCTGAAGCCCGGCGACACGGTGGTGCTGCCCACCGACGGCTACTTCCCCGTGCGCGCGTTCGCCACCGACACCCTGCAACAGGTGGGGGTGACGGTGCGCTTCGTCCCGACCGCCGGGCCGTACCCCGACCTCGACGGCGTCCGGCTGGTCCTGGTGGAGACCCCCGCCAACCCCGGCCTGGACGTGGTGGACCTGCCCGCACTGGCCGCCCGGGTGCACGCTGCCGGGGCCCTGCTCGCCGTGGACAACACCACCGCCACGCCGCTCGGGCAGCGCCCGCTGGACCTGGGTGCCGACCTGGTGGTGGCCTCCGGCACCAAGGCGCTGACCGGCCACTCCGACCTGCTGCTCGGCTACGTCGCGGCCCGCTCGGCGGACCTGGTGGAGACGGTCACCGCATGGCGTACCGTCACCGGGGCCGTGCCGGGGGCGTTCGACGCCTGGCTGGCGCACCGTTCCCTGGCCACCCTCGACCTGCGGCTCGGCCGGCAGACCGCCAACGCGGCGGCGCTGGCGGACCTGCTGGCCGGGCGGGACGACGTGACCGGGCTGCGCTGGCCGGGCCGGCCGGGAGACCCGGCGTACCCGGTGGCGTCGGCCCAGATGCGTCGGATGCCGGGGGTGCTCTCCTTCGATCTCGGCGACGCCGACCGGGTCGCCCGGTTCCTCGACGCGGCCCGGCTGGTGGCCGCCGCCACCTCCTTCGGCGGTCTGCACACCAGCGCCGACCGGCGGGCGCAGTGGGGCGACGACACCCCACCGGGCTTCGTCCGGCTCTCCTGCGGGGTGGAGGACACCGTCGACCTGGTCGCCGACGTGACGGCGGCGTTGGACGCCTCGCGGTGACCGGTCCGTCCGCCGTGTGCCGCGAGGTCGTGGTGCGCCGGTTGCGGACCGCGGGCTGTGTCCGGGCCGAGGAGGAGGCCGCCTGCTGGTGGCCGCCGTCGGCACCCCGACGGAGCTGGATCTGCTGGTGACGGTGGCCCTGGCGTGTCGGACCGGCTCGCTCCGGGCGGTCACCTGGTGGTGGAGAGCGGCCGGGAGCAGGCCGGGGCCCTGTGCGCGGCGCTGTCCGCCGCCGGCCTGGTGCCGCAGATGCGACGGGACGCCGACCTGGACGCGACGGTGGTGCTGGCCCGTAACTGACGGGCCGCGCCGCGTCCGTGCCCGGTCCGTCCTGCCGAGCCGCCCGGCAGCCCGCCGCACCGCAGGCATGGCGGGAGCGGGTACGGGAAACTAGCCTCACGTCAGCACATCGACGAGAGGCGGACGACGTGGGCAGCGTGGGTGTGCCGGTGGTCGTGGGGCTCGACAACGGCGGCACCAGCAACAACGCCACGGTGCTGACCGTCGACGGCCGGTTCCTGGTCGACGGGCTGGTGGAGATCCCCAGCGAGGTCCGGGTCGGTCCGGTGGCGGCGGTCGAGGCTCTCGCCGCCGCCTTCGACGGGGTGCTCGCGTTGACCGGGGTGCCCCGTGAACTCGTCCGGGCCGTCGGGCTGGACACGCCGGGGCCGGCCAGCGCCGACGGGGTGATCTCCTCGAAGGGGTCGACGAACTTCGCCCAGCCGGCCTGGCGTGGCTTCGACGTGCGGAGCGCGCTGCAGCGGCGGTTGGGGCTTCCGGTGGTCTACCACAACGACGGCAACGCCGCCGCGCTGTACGCCCACCACGCGTACTTCGGCGCGGCGGCGATGCGCCGGTCGTCGGTGTCGGCGATCGTGGGCACCGGGCTCGGTGGCGGCCTGGTCAACGACGGCCGGGTGATCGCGGGCGCGGCGGGAATGGCCGGCGAGCTGGGCCACGTGCACCTGCCGCTCGACGGGCTGCTCGGCCCCGGTCAACCGGTGCCTACCTGCGCCTGCGGCTTCGCCGGGGACGCCGAGAGCGTCGCCTCGTTGACCGCGATCGCGCGCAACCTGCTGCCGTACTGGCTGACCCGCTTTCCCGGCCATCCCCTCGCCGCCGAGCCGGTGGAGCGGGCGGCCAAGCTGGTCCGGGGCTACGGGGAGCGGGGCGACCCGCTGGCCCGGGAGATCTTCGCCCAGCAGGCCCGGGCGCTCGGCCGGCTGTTCACGCTGGCCGCGAACGTCACCGATCCGCACGCGTACTTCGTCGGCGGGGGTGTGGTGGAGGCGGCCCCGGAGTTCCGTGACTGGTTTCTGGCGATCGTCCGGGAACACACCGTGCTGCGGGCCGAGCAGGCGGCCGTGGCCACGTTCGCGCTGGTGCCGGATCGGGACATGGCGGGCGCTCGGGGGTGGCGATCGCCGCGCTGGAGGCGCTGCGTGCCGGTTCCGCGTCGGCGCCCCTGACCGGGGACCGGAGCGCGGGCGGAGCCGGCCCGGGGGCCTGAGGGCGGGACCGGCCCGCAGGTCTGCGGGCGGGACCGGGTCGGGGGGTCTGCGGGCGGGACCGGGCCGGGATCTGCGGGCGGAGCGGCCCGGGGGCGGGGTGCGGCAGGGGCTGAGGGCTGACCGGGCCGGCGGTGCCGTGACCGGCCCGGTCAGCGATCTCGGGCGGGACGCGGTGGACGCGCCACGGGTGGGGGACGGGCTACGGTCGCGGGGGCGCGCCGGTGAAGGCGGCCCAGGCCGTGGGCGGGAAGAGCAGCACGGCGCCGGCCCGGTCCTTCGAGTCCCGGACGGCCACGGTGTCGGGGATCGCCGCGATCTCCACGCAGGCCCCCTCGTCACCGCTGTGGCTGCTCTTGCGCCATCCGGCCGCGGCCAGCGCCGTGCTGATCGTCGGTGTCATGCTCTACCGTCCCTTCAGGAGTGTGACGAGTTCGTCGCGGCTGGCCGCAGGGCTGAGCGCGACGGTGCGCAGATGTTCCATGATCTTGGTGCAGGTTCGCAGGTCACCCGGTCTGTCGAGGACCATCTGCCCGGCCACGGTCTCGACCGAGGCGATGATCGGGTCCTCCGGGTCGGCGAACTCCAGGATGTGCAGCGAGCCGCGGGTGCCCCGGTGGTAGCCAGCGGACAGCGGGATGACCTGGACGGTCACGTTCGGCAGCTCGGTCATCTTCAGCAGGTGGCGCAGTTGCCCGTCCATGACCGTCCGGTCGCCGACCGGCCGCAGCAGCGCCGCCTCGTCGAGGATCGCGTCGAAGATCGGCGGGGTGTCGCCGGTGAGCCGCTGCTGGCGGTCCAGCCGCAGGTGCACCCGTTGTTCGACCTGTTCGTCGGTGAGGGTGTGGGGCCCGCCGCGCATGACGCCGCGGATGTAGTCGGCGGTCTGCATCAGACCGGGCACCACGGACGGCTCGAAGTTGGCGATGCCGGTGGCCTCGGCCTCGAGGGCGATGAAGTCGATGGTGCGCCGGTCCAGCAGGTAGGAGTACGACACCCACCAGCCCGGCTTGCGGGCGTCCTTGGCGAGTTGCACGGCGGCCGCCACCTCGTCCGCGCCGACCCCGTAGAGGGTCAGCAGGGCTCGGACGGTGGCGGGGTTGACCAGCGTCTGGGCGTTCTCGTAGCGGGACAGCGTGCTGCGGGTGCTGTTGATCTCGTCGGCTGCGGCCTCCAGGGTGAGGCCGGCGGCCTCCCGGTGGCTGCGCAGGGCGATCCCGAGCCGGCGCGCCCGGGCGGTCTTGGGTGCCATGCGTCGATGTTCTCACGTATCTGGGAGCATGTACATGAGAGAACGTCGGTGAGAGTTGCATTCACGGCCATGGAGGTGTCAATCTGTGTTGGCGTCCTCACCGCCGGTTGTCGTGGCGACGGTGGCGGTGGGTGACCGGAGGGGATGGGGCGCGTGGCGATCGGGTTTCTCCCCCGTACCCGATCGTCACGTGCCCCGCGCCGACCAGGCCCGACCACTGTGGAGGGATCGACGTGCGTACTGTTGGACAGGGGTACGGCGAGCGCACGGGCCGCCCACGGTGACCCGCTTCCTGGTGGTCCTCACCGACGTGCGCGCCGACGTCGCGGGCGGCCGTGACGAACGCAACTGGCCGGAGCGTCGCCGCCAGGTGGTCGGGGCGAGCAGCCGGGAGGCCGCCGACCGGATCGCCGGGGCGTTCATGGCGCTGGGCATGGTACGGGCCGGCCGCCAGCGGGTGAAGGTGATCGCGATCGGCCGCCGGCACGCCCGCCTGGACCGCGAACCCGCCGGCCAGGCGGGCGCCTAGAGCAGACGCCGCCGCTTCAGGTAGGCGACCAGGTCGTCGTAGACGCCACCCTCGTTGGCGAACATCGCCACGTTGCGGGCGGTGGCCAGCCACGGCCGGGTCGACGGCCGCACCTCCTTCAGCGCCCGTTCCAGGTCCCGCTGCTCGATCATGCGCACCTCTCCGGTGCGCACCGAGTCGGCCATCGCGAACTCGGCCGCCGTCTCGCACAGGTGGGCCAGATCCGCCCCCGAGAAGTCCTCGGTCGCGGCGACCACCGGCCGCAGGTCGATGCCGGCGATCGGCCGGTCCCGCAGGTGGTATTCCAGGACGGCCCGCCGGGCGTCCGGGTCGGGCGGCAGCACCAGCACCACCCGGTCCAGCCGACCCGGTCGGCGCAGCGCCGGGTCCACGTCCCACGGGGTGTTGGTGGCGGCCAGCACGAAGACTCCCTCGTTGTCGCCCTCCATGCCGTCCAGCTCCGCCAACAGCTGGTTGCCCAGAGTGCGCATCGAACTGGAGCTGGCCTGGGACCGCTTGTGGCCCAGGGCGTCGATCTCGTCGAGGAACAGCACGCAGGGCGCGTTGCGCCGGGCCGCCTGGAACAACTCGTGCAGGTTGCGTTCCGAGTTGCCCATCCACATGTCGAGCACGTCGACGATGGACAACGACAGGAACTTCGCGCCCATCTCGCCGGCCACCGCCCGGGCCAGGAAGGTCTTGCCGCAGCCGGGCGGGCCGTACAGCATGAGGCCACCGCGCAGGCTCTTGCCGTACATCCGGCGCAACTGCGGATTGCGTAACGGGCCGAGGAAGGCCAGCTCAAGGCGCTCCTTGACCGCCGCCATGCCGCCGACGTCGGTCAGCCGGACCCCGGAGGTCTCCACGTCGAACACCCGGTCGGCGTCGCCCGTCACCGGCTCGGGTTCGTCGCCGGCCCGGACGAAGCGGGGCGGCACCACGTCGGCCAGTTCCCGTTCGTAGGCCGCGAGCGGGTCGACGGTGCCGTCACCGCCCGCCCCCGTCGGCGGCGGGACCGGCGGAGCGGGCCGCGCCCCCGCCGGCGGCGCGGTGGGCTGTGGGCCCGCCGGTGGCGCGATGGGCTGTGGGTCCGCCGGTGGCGGAGCGGCCGGTGGATCCGCCGGCGACAGGGTCGACTCCGGGCCCGTGGGCCCGGACGACGACGGGGATGCGGCCCCCAACGCCCGGTGCATCAGCTCCTGCGCCTGCCCGTTGCCCGGCTCCCGGGCCAGCGCCTGGCCGATCTGTGCGATCGCCTCCGCCCGACGACCCGCGTCGAGCAGCAGGTCGGCCAGGTGCAGCCGCAGCGGCAGGTCGTCGGGACGGGCGTCCAGGGCCGCCGTCAGGGAGGCGATGAGAGGATCGGCGCTCATGGGACGGGTAGCGTAGTGCCCCACCCGCCAGCCCGGAATCCCGCGCCCGAACCGCCCCGCCCGATTACTGTGCGTATACGACGAGTTGACCGGTTGCCGTGGGATGAGGCCTCTCGCCGGGTATCGGCAACCGGCTGCGGCCACCCACAGTAAGGTCAACCGGGTGAGGGCCCGCCCGCAGTCGTGTACCGAGAGGTGACCGGAGTGACCACCCCAGGCAAGACCCGTGTCGCGATCGTCTTCGGCGGTCGCAGCCCGGAACACGGCATTTCCTGCGTCAGCGCGGGCAGTGTGCTCGGCGCCCTCGACCCCGACGAGTACGAGGTCGTCCCGGTCGGCATCACCCGCGCCGGGCAGTGGGTGCTGACCAGCGGCGACCCCGCCGGGCTGGCGATCACCGCCCGGCGGCTGCCGGAGATCACCGCCGCGTCCGGCACCGACGTCGTGCTGCGCGCCGACCCGACCGGCAACGGGCTCGTGGTGCTCGATCCCACCGAGGGGCCCCGGGCGCTGGCCGACGTGGACGTGGTCTTCCCCGTGCTGCACGGCGCGTACGGCGAGGACGGCACCATCCAGGGCATGCTGGAGATGGCCGGCCTGCCGTACGTGGGCGCGAACGTGTTCGCCTCCGCCGCCGCCATGGACAAGGAGTTCACCAAGAAGCTCTGCGTCGCCGAGGGCATCCCCGTCGGCCCCTACGCGGTGCTGCGCAACGGCATGACCCTCAGCGAGGAGGACAAGCAGCGCCTCGGGCTGCCCGTCTTCGTCAAGCCCTCGCGCGCCGGTTCCTCCTTCGGCATCACCAGGGTCAGCGACTGGGCGGACCTCGACGCCGCCGTGGCCACCGCCCGACAGATCGACCCGAAGGTGCTCGTCGAGGGCGCCATCGTCGGCCGCGAGATCGAGTGCGGCGTGCTGGAGGGCGAAGCCGCCGGGATGCCCGAGGCGTCGGTGCTGGCCGAGGTGCGGGTCGTCGGCGACTACGACTTCTACGACTTCGAGGCCAAGTACATCGACTCGGAATCCGCCTGCGAGTACGACATCCCCGCCGACCTGCCCGACCCGGTCACCCGCCAGGTGCGCGAGTACGCCGTCCGGGCCTTCGCCGCCCTGGACTGCGCCGGCCTGGCCCGGGTCGACTTCTTCGTCACCCCGGAGCTGGACGTCTACCTCAACGAGATCAACACCATGCCGGGCTTCACCCCGACATCGATGTTCCCGCGGATGTGGGCGGCCGCCGGCCTGGAGTATCCGAAGCTGGTGGACCGTCTCATCCGGACCGCCCTGACCAGGGGCACCGGCCTGCGCTGAGTGGCCCGGCAGCGTCCCCGGTCAGCCGCCCGGCACCGTGACCGGGGTGACCGGCCCGGCACTGCCGTCGGGTGACCGGCCCGGCACCGGCGGCGGGCCGGTGCTCCCGCCGGGCGCGGCAGCCACGGCGGTCGTCACCGCCACCAAGGCGAAGGCGGCCACGTCGTCGGGGGTCAGTCCCGGCAGCCGTCGGGGGCGGGACCGGCGGACGGCACCGAGGCGACGACCGTGTCGGCGATCGGGCTGATCCGTTGCAGGGCCGGGCCGTGCTCCCGGGGCACCCGCACCGAGACGGCGGTCTCCCGGTCGACGGTGGTGAGCACCGTGGCGTCGGGCCCCTCGACCGGGTGCCAGCAGACCGAGTTGACCACCCACACGTCGTCGGTGGCGCCCACCTCGGGCTCCGCGCCGCCGCAGGCCACCGTGAGCGCCGGATCGCCGTAGGCGGCGTTCTGTTCCGGGCCGGCGGTGACCGGCCGCTGCGCCAGACCGCCCACGCTCGCGGGCAACTGGGACAGCAGGGCCCGGCACACCGTGGCGGGCCGCTCGGCCAGCGGCGGGGCAGCCATCTCGACCGGGGCGGTGGACTGCGCGCGGGTGGTCGACGGCGACGGCTCGGGCGCGGCGACCGGCGTGCCGGGGGAGAGCTTGGCGAACGCGAGCCCGCCGACCAGCAGCGTCACCGGCAACGCCACCGCCGTGGCGATCAGCGCCGCGCTGCGGGTCGTGCGGTCCCGCGCCGGGCCGGTGGCGTCGTCGGAGCCGGCGGCGGGAGTTTCGGAGATCGTGAGCACTTACAGCCGCACCACCGAACACGTGAGGGTGCGGGTGATGCCCGGCACCATCTGGACCTTG
Protein-coding regions in this window:
- a CDS encoding ATP-binding protein encodes the protein MSADPLIASLTAALDARPDDLPLRLHLADLLLDAGRRAEAIAQIGQALAREPGNGQAQELMHRALGAASPSSSGPTGPESTLSPADPPAAPPPADPQPIAPPAGPQPTAPPAGARPAPPVPPPTGAGGDGTVDPLAAYERELADVVPPRFVRAGDEPEPVTGDADRVFDVETSGVRLTDVGGMAAVKERLELAFLGPLRNPQLRRMYGKSLRGGLMLYGPPGCGKTFLARAVAGEMGAKFLSLSIVDVLDMWMGNSERNLHELFQAARRNAPCVLFLDEIDALGHKRSQASSSSMRTLGNQLLAELDGMEGDNEGVFVLAATNTPWDVDPALRRPGRLDRVVLVLPPDPDARRAVLEYHLRDRPIAGIDLRPVVAATEDFSGADLAHLCETAAEFAMADSVRTGEVRMIEQRDLERALKEVRPSTRPWLATARNVAMFANEGGVYDDLVAYLKRRRLL
- a CDS encoding D-alanine--D-alanine ligase family protein, producing the protein MTTPGKTRVAIVFGGRSPEHGISCVSAGSVLGALDPDEYEVVPVGITRAGQWVLTSGDPAGLAITARRLPEITAASGTDVVLRADPTGNGLVVLDPTEGPRALADVDVVFPVLHGAYGEDGTIQGMLEMAGLPYVGANVFASAAAMDKEFTKKLCVAEGIPVGPYAVLRNGMTLSEEDKQRLGLPVFVKPSRAGSSFGITRVSDWADLDAAVATARQIDPKVLVEGAIVGREIECGVLEGEAAGMPEASVLAEVRVVGDYDFYDFEAKYIDSESACEYDIPADLPDPVTRQVREYAVRAFAALDCAGLARVDFFVTPELDVYLNEINTMPGFTPTSMFPRMWAAAGLEYPKLVDRLIRTALTRGTGLR
- a CDS encoding cold-shock protein, producing the protein MQGTVATYDASTRSGTLLLDDGTELSFPAPAFDASGLRLLRLGQRVRVDTDADGTVVRVTLPTMG
- the cofC gene encoding 2-phospho-L-lactate guanylyltransferase — translated: MSQPWTAVVPIKHLTAAKSRLRGALPRVPHEALALALATDTLHAVRSCPAVTEVLVVTDDPLAVAAARAAGARVVPDIPRAGLNAAFRRGASAAGDSWVAGLTADLPALRPAELAAALRAARTGPPGVRGFVADAPGCGTVLLAAPPGVPLDPRFGVGSAEAHAASGARRLAGDWPSLRRDVDTPDDLAAAVRLGLGPRTAALVAAENRAGSTAG
- a CDS encoding ROK family protein — protein: MGSVGVPVVVGLDNGGTSNNATVLTVDGRFLVDGLVEIPSEVRVGPVAAVEALAAAFDGVLALTGVPRELVRAVGLDTPGPASADGVISSKGSTNFAQPAWRGFDVRSALQRRLGLPVVYHNDGNAAALYAHHAYFGAAAMRRSSVSAIVGTGLGGGLVNDGRVIAGAAGMAGELGHVHLPLDGLLGPGQPVPTCACGFAGDAESVASLTAIARNLLPYWLTRFPGHPLAAEPVERAAKLVRGYGERGDPLAREIFAQQARALGRLFTLAANVTDPHAYFVGGGVVEAAPEFRDWFLAIVREHTVLRAEQAAVATFALVPDRDMAGARGWRSPRWRRCVPVPRRRP
- a CDS encoding DUF397 domain-containing protein, whose amino-acid sequence is MTPTISTALAAAGWRKSSHSGDEGACVEIAAIPDTVAVRDSKDRAGAVLLFPPTAWAAFTGAPPRP
- a CDS encoding lysophospholipid acyltransferase family protein; translated protein: MTRRRLGFWQRFAVVLIKPVMTVWTRRTWRGMEHLPRTGGVIIVPNHISHADPLVSAHFVYDAGRWPRFLGKASVFRVPVIGWILHRCRQIPVERGTADAVKSLDTLIEALAEGGAVVIYPEGTTTREPGMWPMRGKTGAARLALTTGAPVVPVAMWGPEKIFDPRTARLNPRPRIPVTVVAGPPVDLSRWAGAEPSRQVLEEMTDAIMLRLRDLLAEIRGGTPPPLWERPGRGREQRPEAAA
- a CDS encoding NAD(P)H-dependent glycerol-3-phosphate dehydrogenase — translated: MSGHVAVLGAGSWGTAFAKILADAGRDVTVWARRQQVAEVLRAQRRNPEYLPDLVLPQRVTATGDAAEAISGAELVVLAVPSQTLRGNLAEWAGHLHPDATLVSLMKGIELGTTKRMSEVIVETAGVAADRVVVVSGPNLAPEIAAEQPAATVVACTDVDRATLVQNAVTTPYFRPYTNDDVIGCELGGAVKNVIALAYGIATAMGFGHNTRAMLVTRGLAETARLGVALGADPLTFAGLAGMGDLVASCSSPSARNRTFGEHLGRGATLEEARVATRQTAEGVKSALAIRDLARAHGVEMPITEQVELVCHEGVDPRRAVQALMSRTTKPE
- a CDS encoding helix-turn-helix domain-containing protein → MAPKTARARRLGIALRSHREAAGLTLEAAADEINSTRSTLSRYENAQTLVNPATVRALLTLYGVGADEVAAAVQLAKDARKPGWWVSYSYLLDRRTIDFIALEAEATGIANFEPSVVPGLMQTADYIRGVMRGGPHTLTDEQVEQRVHLRLDRQQRLTGDTPPIFDAILDEAALLRPVGDRTVMDGQLRHLLKMTELPNVTVQVIPLSAGYHRGTRGSLHILEFADPEDPIIASVETVAGQMVLDRPGDLRTCTKIMEHLRTVALSPAASRDELVTLLKGR
- a CDS encoding cystathionine gamma-lyase, yielding MTDQHDGTRCVHAGLPDPSPGQPFLPGPVFAAPYHLDPRQGPAAAPNGYGRPDNPTRRLLEAAIGELEGGECRTFASGQAAITGLLLALLKPGDTVVLPTDGYFPVRAFATDTLQQVGVTVRFVPTAGPYPDLDGVRLVLVETPANPGLDVVDLPALAARVHAAGALLAVDNTTATPLGQRPLDLGADLVVASGTKALTGHSDLLLGYVAARSADLVETVTAWRTVTGAVPGAFDAWLAHRSLATLDLRLGRQTANAAALADLLAGRDDVTGLRWPGRPGDPAYPVASAQMRRMPGVLSFDLGDADRVARFLDAARLVAAATSFGGLHTSADRRAQWGDDTPPGFVRLSCGVEDTVDLVADVTAALDASR
- a CDS encoding DUF3515 family protein, producing the protein MLTISETPAAGSDDATGPARDRTTRSAALIATAVALPVTLLVGGLAFAKLSPGTPVAAPEPSPSTTRAQSTAPVEMAAPPLAERPATVCRALLSQLPASVGGLAQRPVTAGPEQNAAYGDPALTVACGGAEPEVGATDDVWVVNSVCWHPVEGPDATVLTTVDRETAVSVRVPREHGPALQRISPIADTVVASVPSAGPAPDGCRD